Below is a genomic region from Paenibacillus rhizovicinus.
CGGCGGGGACGTTCCTGTTCAACGACGTCATTATGCTGGACGGGGTCGATCTGACAGGCGACGGAGAGACATCGATTCTGAAAAGCACGAATCTGCAGCATCAATCGATCGAGCTTGGCGGCGACGGCTCCGACTTGAGCAACGTGCAATTGACCACCGTCACGGCGTCGGAACGATTGTCGACCGACGATTCCGCGCGGGTTTTCGTGACGAATACCGCCACCAACTTTTCGATTAAAGGCGTCGTTATCGACGGCGGATCTTCCGCCGGGATCATCAACTTCGGCAACAACGGCGTGATAAGCGGCAATACGGTCAAGAACACGCTTGCCGACGGGATTCACAATACCGGCGGCTCGAGCGATCTTCTCATCGAGAACAATACTTGCATCGATAACGGCGATGACCAAATCGCGATCGTCTCCTACGAGAAGACGCCCAGCTGGTCCAAGCGCGTTACGATTCAGAACAATAATGTGTCGGGAGGCCACGCCCGGGGAATTACGGTTTCCGGCGGCGAGGACATTACCGTCGAGAACAACCAGATCGCGAACACCGGCGGAGCGGGCGTCTACATTGCTTCGGAAGGAAATTGGCATACCTATGCCGTATCCAATCTGGTCGTGCGAGGGAATACGATCACCGGGGACAGCAGCAACAGCTCGGTTGCGGAACGGGGAGGCATCCGTCTGCAAGGTACGAACAAAGCGCCAAGCATCGATAATGCGCTGATCGAGAACAACATCTTGAACGGTTCCAAAGACAGCGCCGTCTTGATCGTGGGCTCGCTCCCGATCAACGCGACCTTTAACGACAACCAAATCGCCGATCCGGCCGAGTATGGGATTCGGATCGTCCAGACCGTTGTCGGCACGCTTGCGTTCTCCGGCAATACGGTGTCGGGTTCCGGCAAAGCCGCATTCTCCAATGGCGCAGCGGGCGCAGCCGTGACAACGGATATGGAGAACGATCCCGAAGCCGGCGGAGACGGCGGGACGGAGGCCGAATTCGCGGCTGCGAAAGGCACTCCGATCATCGATGGCGTAGCGGACGAGCAATGGAAGAGCTCCTCGCTGCTGCAAATGAACACGGATGCGAACGGCACGACGGGAACGGCCAAAATCATGTGGGACGACAAAAACTTGTACTACTTGTTCGACATGAAGGACAGCACGCCGAATGCAAAGGGCACGAACGAGAACAACGACTCCGTCGAGGTTTGGACGGATGAGCTGGACGCCAAGCACGGTACGATGCAGGAAGGCGATTATCAACTGCGAGTAGACGTCAACAATGCGCTATCGTCGACGATTGCCTCCATGAATTTGAACAAAGTGAAAAGCGCGGTGAAGACGACTGCGGACGGCTACGTCATTGAGATTGCCGTGCCGTACACGTCGCTGTCGCCGAAAGCAGGCGACAAAATCGGATTCAACGCCAGCGCGAACGACGATGCCAACGGCGACGGCAAGCGCGATACGTATATCAGCTGGATCGACAAATCGCTGCCGTACTGGGCGGATACGACCGTATTCCAAGAGATTACGTTAATCGATCCGCCGCATGCGGCGATGGGGACGCCTGTTATCGATGGGAACGCGGATGAGCTGTGGAGCGGATCCTCGTCCTTGCAAATGAATACGGATGCGAACGGCACGACCGGAACGGCGAAGGTCGCGTGGGACAGCAAAAATCTGTACTATCTGTTCGACGTGAAAGACAGTACGCCGAACGCGAGCGGCACGAACGAGAACAACGATTCCGTTGAGGTATGGACGGATGAGCTGAACGCCAAGCACGGCACGATGCAGCTGGGCGATTACCAGGCGAGAGTGGACATTAACAATTTCGTATCGTCGGCGGTTTCTTCGCTGGATCTGACGAAAGTAAAAAGCGCCGTGAAAACGACAGCCGACGGTTACATCGTCGAGTTCGCCGTACCTTTTACCGCTCTGACGCCGAAGCCGGGCGACAAGATCGGATTCAACGCGACCGCGAACGACGATGCGAATGGCGACGGCAAGCGCGATACGTACGTCAGCTGGGTGGACAAGTCGCTGCCATACTGGGCGGACACGACCGTGTTCAAAGAAGTTACGCTCGTCGGTTCCGCAAGCGGCGGCGTTACGGGGCCAACGGCCGTCGCAGCGACGGAGAGCGAAACTTTCGACGCGAAAGCTTCCTTCGGCAATACGCAAGGCACGGGCGGCTGGTACAGCATGAAGAAGCTTAACGGCACGTATTCCTATCTGACGCAATATGTCACGGATACCATTCCGAAGTGGGTAGATCCGGACAGCACGACAGGATTGCCGTATACGCGCGATGGTTTCTTCCATCCTGACTATGCTTCCGACGCCGTCAAGAAATGGGTAGCGCCGAAGGCGGGCAACATCGACATTACGGGAACGGTGTTCAAGACGGACGTTCACGGCGATGGCATCGTCGCATCCATTCTGAAGAACAAGGATATATTGTGGAGCCATACGGTCACTTCCGAAGCGGATGCCATTCCGGACGGGGTGACGAACATCCATGTGGAAGCCGGCGATGCGATCTACTTCGTCGTCAACAACAACGGAAGCGCGGCGAACGACGAGACGAAATGGATGCCCGTCATTACGATGACGAACGCATTGAAGCTGCAAGCGGAAGATAAGACGGCGGCAACCGGCGCGAATGCGGTTGCGTCTGCCGGAGCCGAGGGCGGCAAAGTCGTCAGCGGCTTCGATCAAGGCGATTACTTGGTCTATGGCAATGTCAATTTGAGCGGCGGTTTTAAGACGATTGAAGCCCGCCTCGCATCGGTTACTACGGGCGGCCAATTCGAAGTAAGGCTCGACAGCTTGACGGGTCCTGTCATCGGTACGTTTACGGTGGCGGATACGGACGGCTGGAACCAGTATGAAACCCAAACTTGGGGTCTGACGTCCGAAGCGAAAGGGCTGCACAATCTGTACATCGTCGGCAAGTCGGGTATCGGCATCGCCAATATCGACTGGTTCCGCCTGACGAACAACGAATCGCGCGGCGCGACCGTGCCATATACGACCTACGAAGCGGAAAGCGGTACGCTCGGCGGGGGCGCCGCGCTCAACGATACGCCGGATCCGATGCATAAGGAAGTCGCCTCGGGCAAGTCCTACGTCAATCTGAACGGCACGGGCGAGTACGTGCAGTGGAGCAACGCGCGAGACGCGAACCGGTTCGTGCTCCGTTACAGTATTCCGAAGGACAGCAGCGGCACGCTCAGTCTGTATGTCAACGACGTCAAGAAACAGACGATCGACCTAAGCTCGACGTATCTTTACGATACGGGCGATGCCAATGCGACGAGAAGATTCGACGAGACGGATCTGGCCATCGACATCAACGCCGGGGATACCGTCAAGTTGCAGAAGGATGATGGCGACAGCCTGGCTTGGTACGCGATCGATCTGATCGACCTCGAGACGGCGGCGGCTCCGTTAAGCATGCCGGCGAACTTCATCTCCGTTAAAGAGGCTCCGTATCTCGCAGTAGGCGACGGAGTCGCGGACGATACGGCGGCGATCCAGAGCGCCGTCGACGATGCGGCAGCGCAGGGCAAAGGCGTATGGCTTCCTGCAGGCACATACAACCAAAGCGTCAAGATCGAAGTGCCTTCAGGCGTGAACATTCAAGGCGCGGGCATCTGGTATTCGCGCCTGCACGCCACGACATCGATTTCGGATTGGGGCGGTACGGTCGGGTTTACGCTCAATGACAACACGACGATTTCCGACCTCCGGATCAGCAGCGTGGATACGCAGCGGGGCGGTCACTCCGGAATCGTCGTTCTGACGAACCCTGGCAAGGGCCACAACGACGTGCTGCAGAATTTATGGGCGGAGCACGTCGGATGCTTGGAAGGCTGGACGGACTGGACGGATTCGGTCATCCAGAACGTCCGTATCCGGGACACGTATTTCGACGGCATCCATTGGGGCGATGGCGGCAACAGCGGGAACCTTGCGCGCAACAATGCGATGCGGGGCCTTGGGGACGACGGCGTCGCGCAGGTTAACCTGCTCAACTTCGGCGCAATCGCCAACAGCAACGTGGCGGAGTTCAATTCGATGATCGCAAGCTACTGGGGAAGAGGCTTGTCGGATATCGGAGGCAACAGCTTGACCCTGCGCGACAATCTCGTCGACAGTTCCTACAACGCGGGCATGATGGTCGCGACCGAGCCCGTCGGAGATCAGGCCAAGCACGAGACCTCTTATCCGATCGAAGGGCTGAAGTTCCAACGGAACACGATCAATAAAGCAGGCCATACCGGCCATAACCACGCCGGTCTCCATTTCTGGCTCTCCGTCAATCCGATGAAGGACATTCGAGTCGAATTGAACACGATTCAGAACGGCGAGACGGAAGGGATCCACATCGACAACACGGCTTACGGCGACAGCGGAGGCCGCACGCAGTTTAACTTTAATACGGTACAGAACAATGCGCTCCAAAGCTATAACAATGCAAACAGGCTTGTCGTTCCCGTGTTGAACGGCAACACCGGTTTCAATGGCCAGCAATCCGCTTCCGTGATCCTCGGCGGGCCTGCCGAAGCAGGCGCGGAACAGCCGGTCGACGTGGCGGTAGGATTGGCGGGAGTGGCATCGAACGTGTATGCGGGAGACTTCACCGTCCAGTATGATCCTTCGCAGCTTGCTTATGTTTCTTCCGAATCGTCGGTCGCGGGATTCGCGGTTGTCGATGAGTCCGCTTCGGAGGGGAAAGTCCGGATATTGGGCGCGAGAACGAGCGGGACGATTACGGGAACCGTCGATCTTCTGAAGCTGCACTTCAAAGCGCAGTCCATCGAACATACGGCGACCAGCTATGTTTACGTCAGCAATGCGGTCGTCTCCGACGCATCGGGCAACGAAACGAAGTTGAGCAACGGCTCCGCTTACGCCGTACAGGTCATCGGAACGGTGCAGCCTGCAGACAAGACGCAGCTGACGGCTAAGCTAGCGGAATCTCAGGAGAAGTTCGATGCTTCCGAAGTAGGTACGGGGTATGGCAATTATCCGCAAAATACGTACAATGCGCTGGGAACCGCGATTCGCGACGCGAACCGCGTGAACCTGGACGAGAATGCTTTGCAGGCGCAAGTCGACGAGACGACCGTAAGCCTAGGAGCGGCGCTTCAAGCCTTCTCCGCTTCCATGATTACCCGGACATCCGTCGGCGATCTTGGACGGCTCGCCGCGAGATACGGGGCAACCGCATCCGATTCGGATTGGAGCAAACTGCAGAAATACGACTTCAACCATGACGGGAAATTGGATATCGTCGACCTTGCAGCGTTAGCCAGAATGATCCTCGGCAATCCGCAATAATCAGGACCAATTCGGTGGAGGAAATGCGCTTCCGGCGCGTTTTCTCCATCTATTTTCCGGGAGGATGAACGAAGACGATGTCGATGAAGCGAACGATTCTTCCGATTTGCATGGCCCTGCTGCTGTGCGTCTCCTGCCTGCTGCCGCATGCCGCGCTGGCGGACGGCGCGCCGTCTTTCTCGCTGGCGGTAACGGGGGGAACGCTGAAGACGGGCAGCGAGTTTAAGGTAACGCTGACTGGTAACGACGTAGCCGATCTGTTCGCGAACGAGGTCCGTCTGACCTATGATTCCGCGAAGCTGCAGTTCAAGGGAGCCGTCGGTGCAGGCAAAGGGTACGACATTGAACCGATCGTGCAAGACAACGCCATCACGCTGGCGCACACCATGGTAGGTGCCATACCGGGCGTAAGCGGCACGGCGACATTGTATACGCTGACGTTCAAAGCGATCGCTGCGGGCAAGACCGCCGTCGTGTTTCAACATATCAAAACCGTAAATTCGAAGCTGGAATCGGTTGAAATCGATGTGAACGCGAACTTATCCGTTGATATTGCAGCGGCAGATAATCCGCCGGCTGGCGGAGGCGGAAACGGAAGCGATAACGGCGGCGGCAACGGCAATGGCAACGGCAACGGCAATAACAACGGCAATTCCGGGGGAGATGACGGGAAGCTTCAGCCCGACTCCGGTACGGAGAGCGCCAACAACTCGCATACGGCCATGTTTTCCCTAGGTACGGATAAGTGGGCAAGCGAGCTTCAGAACGCGAAGGAGGATGAGGACGGCAACCGAGTCGTCCGCGTTGATCTGGCGGATGTGCCGGACGCGCAAGCGTATGCGTTGAAGCTGCCTCCCTCGTTCTTTACGGACGGTACGGGGAAGGTTCGCATTGAAATCGTAACGCCTTTCGGGCGCGTAACGCTGCGCACCGATATGTTTCCGGCGGGTTCGCTGCCTCAGGGAGAGATCACGATCAGCATCGGGAAAGCGGACGCAGGCAAGCTGAACCTGACTGACGCGGCGAACCACACGATCGCCGGGCATC
It encodes:
- a CDS encoding S-layer homology domain-containing protein, whose translation is MSMKRTILPICMALLLCVSCLLPHAALADGAPSFSLAVTGGTLKTGSEFKVTLTGNDVADLFANEVRLTYDSAKLQFKGAVGAGKGYDIEPIVQDNAITLAHTMVGAIPGVSGTATLYTLTFKAIAAGKTAVVFQHIKTVNSKLESVEIDVNANLSVDIAAADNPPAGGGGNGSDNGGGNGNGNGNGNNNGNSGGDDGKLQPDSGTESANNSHTAMFSLGTDKWASELQNAKEDEDGNRVVRVDLADVPDAQAYALKLPPSFFTDGTGKVRIEIVTPFGRVTLRTDMFPAGSLPQGEITISIGKADAGKLNLTDAANHTIAGHPVIELQLLADGKNIAWSNLDAPVAVSIPYTPSAAELNDPEHLTVRYVDGSGNAVPVYDGRYNETQGSMTFTTTHFSTYAVAFVNKTFNDLGTVDWARKQIEVLAAKGIVNGVSEQQFAPSRQVTRAEFITMLMRTLGLDTKADKNADTQFADAVPGSFYDDALSAAKALGIAKGIDGARFYPSKKITRQDMMVMTARALEAAGILDRSDRQADLNGFSDRASIASYAADDIASLVSKGLVAGSGGMIRPLANTTRAETAVLMYRIYGLS
- a CDS encoding sugar-binding protein, with translation MPAITVATTKVVGAEPASTLSILDYGATPDDETDDTAAIVSTIADAKTQGATVYVPAGTFLFNDVIMLDGVDLTGDGETSILKSTNLQHQSIELGGDGSDLSNVQLTTVTASERLSTDDSARVFVTNTATNFSIKGVVIDGGSSAGIINFGNNGVISGNTVKNTLADGIHNTGGSSDLLIENNTCIDNGDDQIAIVSYEKTPSWSKRVTIQNNNVSGGHARGITVSGGEDITVENNQIANTGGAGVYIASEGNWHTYAVSNLVVRGNTITGDSSNSSVAERGGIRLQGTNKAPSIDNALIENNILNGSKDSAVLIVGSLPINATFNDNQIADPAEYGIRIVQTVVGTLAFSGNTVSGSGKAAFSNGAAGAAVTTDMENDPEAGGDGGTEAEFAAAKGTPIIDGVADEQWKSSSLLQMNTDANGTTGTAKIMWDDKNLYYLFDMKDSTPNAKGTNENNDSVEVWTDELDAKHGTMQEGDYQLRVDVNNALSSTIASMNLNKVKSAVKTTADGYVIEIAVPYTSLSPKAGDKIGFNASANDDANGDGKRDTYISWIDKSLPYWADTTVFQEITLIDPPHAAMGTPVIDGNADELWSGSSSLQMNTDANGTTGTAKVAWDSKNLYYLFDVKDSTPNASGTNENNDSVEVWTDELNAKHGTMQLGDYQARVDINNFVSSAVSSLDLTKVKSAVKTTADGYIVEFAVPFTALTPKPGDKIGFNATANDDANGDGKRDTYVSWVDKSLPYWADTTVFKEVTLVGSASGGVTGPTAVAATESETFDAKASFGNTQGTGGWYSMKKLNGTYSYLTQYVTDTIPKWVDPDSTTGLPYTRDGFFHPDYASDAVKKWVAPKAGNIDITGTVFKTDVHGDGIVASILKNKDILWSHTVTSEADAIPDGVTNIHVEAGDAIYFVVNNNGSAANDETKWMPVITMTNALKLQAEDKTAATGANAVASAGAEGGKVVSGFDQGDYLVYGNVNLSGGFKTIEARLASVTTGGQFEVRLDSLTGPVIGTFTVADTDGWNQYETQTWGLTSEAKGLHNLYIVGKSGIGIANIDWFRLTNNESRGATVPYTTYEAESGTLGGGAALNDTPDPMHKEVASGKSYVNLNGTGEYVQWSNARDANRFVLRYSIPKDSSGTLSLYVNDVKKQTIDLSSTYLYDTGDANATRRFDETDLAIDINAGDTVKLQKDDGDSLAWYAIDLIDLETAAAPLSMPANFISVKEAPYLAVGDGVADDTAAIQSAVDDAAAQGKGVWLPAGTYNQSVKIEVPSGVNIQGAGIWYSRLHATTSISDWGGTVGFTLNDNTTISDLRISSVDTQRGGHSGIVVLTNPGKGHNDVLQNLWAEHVGCLEGWTDWTDSVIQNVRIRDTYFDGIHWGDGGNSGNLARNNAMRGLGDDGVAQVNLLNFGAIANSNVAEFNSMIASYWGRGLSDIGGNSLTLRDNLVDSSYNAGMMVATEPVGDQAKHETSYPIEGLKFQRNTINKAGHTGHNHAGLHFWLSVNPMKDIRVELNTIQNGETEGIHIDNTAYGDSGGRTQFNFNTVQNNALQSYNNANRLVVPVLNGNTGFNGQQSASVILGGPAEAGAEQPVDVAVGLAGVASNVYAGDFTVQYDPSQLAYVSSESSVAGFAVVDESASEGKVRILGARTSGTITGTVDLLKLHFKAQSIEHTATSYVYVSNAVVSDASGNETKLSNGSAYAVQVIGTVQPADKTQLTAKLAESQEKFDASEVGTGYGNYPQNTYNALGTAIRDANRVNLDENALQAQVDETTVSLGAALQAFSASMITRTSVGDLGRLAARYGATASDSDWSKLQKYDFNHDGKLDIVDLAALARMILGNPQ